The following proteins are co-located in the Hydrogenophaga sp. RAC07 genome:
- a CDS encoding DMT family transporter, whose amino-acid sequence MSASPPHRLTPATIALLLIPPLMWAGNAVVGRLMQGVVPPVTLNFLRWVLAMVMLLPVAGWVLRPGSGLWTHWRRFALLGLLGVGMYNSLQYMALKTSTPLNVTLVASSIPVWMLIMGRVFYDVPISRRAALGALMSLCGVVVVIARGDLGGLLSVQLVPGDLLVLLAALAWAWYSWLLARPPANEPAAIKADWAAFLLAQMVFGLLWSAAFTGGEWLTMPALPAGESAIQWGWPLVAGLVFVAVGPSLLAYRSWGAAVARVGPATASVFSNLTPLFAALMSATLLREPPQLYHLAGFVLIVGGILVSSRR is encoded by the coding sequence ATGTCTGCTTCGCCCCCGCACCGCCTCACCCCCGCCACCATCGCCCTGTTGCTGATCCCGCCGCTCATGTGGGCGGGCAACGCCGTGGTGGGTCGCCTCATGCAGGGCGTGGTGCCGCCGGTCACGCTGAATTTCCTGCGCTGGGTGCTGGCCATGGTCATGCTGCTGCCGGTGGCGGGCTGGGTGTTGCGCCCGGGCAGTGGCCTGTGGACGCATTGGCGGCGCTTTGCCTTGCTCGGCCTGCTGGGGGTGGGCATGTACAACTCGCTGCAGTACATGGCCCTGAAGACCTCCACGCCGCTCAACGTGACGCTGGTGGCGTCGAGCATTCCGGTGTGGATGCTGATCATGGGGCGCGTGTTCTACGACGTGCCCATTTCGCGGCGCGCGGCGCTGGGGGCGCTGATGTCGCTCTGCGGCGTGGTGGTGGTGATCGCACGTGGAGATCTGGGTGGCTTGCTGTCGGTGCAGCTGGTGCCGGGCGATCTGCTGGTGCTGCTGGCCGCGCTGGCCTGGGCCTGGTACAGCTGGCTGCTGGCGCGCCCACCGGCCAACGAGCCCGCGGCCATCAAGGCCGACTGGGCCGCCTTCCTGCTGGCCCAGATGGTCTTCGGTCTGCTCTGGTCGGCCGCCTTCACCGGCGGGGAATGGCTCACCATGCCCGCGTTGCCAGCGGGCGAAAGCGCCATTCAATGGGGTTGGCCGCTGGTGGCCGGCCTGGTGTTCGTGGCGGTGGGCCCGTCGCTGCTGGCCTACCGCAGCTGGGGCGCGGCCGTGGCCCGCGTGGGCCCGGCCACGGCCAGCGTGTTTTCCAACCTCACGCCGCTGTTCGCCGCGCTGATGTCGGCCACGCTGCTGCGCGAGCCGCCCCAGCTCTACCACCTGGCCGGCTTTGTGCTGATCGTGGGCGGGATTCTGGTGTCGTCACGGCGCTAG
- a CDS encoding quinone oxidoreductase family protein produces the protein MSTQESRAVRIHAAGGPEQLVIDTVSVGDPGPGQVRIRHHAIGLNYIDVYQRSGLYPFPMPLALGMEGAGVIEAVGEGVTHLKAGDRAAYAANPPGSYCDVRVMPAMNVCQLPDAIDFETGAAMMLKGLTAQYLLKRCKPVEGLEAGDFVLFHAAAGGVGLIACQWARALGLQLIGTAGSDDKCKLALEHGASHAINYRTEDFAARVKEITNGQGVKVVYDSVGKDTFEKSLDCLRPFGLMASFGNASGPVAPFAPGILGPKGSLYMTRQTLFSHITSRERTQAMADDLFAVVEAGQVKIRIDQRFALTDVRKAHESLEARSTTGCTVLLP, from the coding sequence ATGAGCACACAAGAATCGCGCGCCGTCCGCATCCACGCCGCCGGTGGCCCCGAGCAACTGGTCATCGACACCGTGAGCGTGGGCGATCCCGGCCCGGGCCAGGTGCGCATCCGCCACCACGCCATCGGCCTGAACTACATCGACGTGTACCAGCGCAGCGGCTTGTACCCGTTTCCCATGCCGCTCGCGCTGGGCATGGAAGGTGCCGGTGTGATCGAGGCGGTGGGCGAGGGTGTGACACACCTCAAGGCGGGCGACCGCGCCGCCTACGCGGCCAACCCGCCGGGCAGCTACTGCGATGTGCGCGTGATGCCGGCCATGAACGTGTGCCAGCTGCCCGATGCGATCGACTTCGAGACCGGTGCGGCCATGATGCTCAAGGGCCTGACCGCGCAGTACCTGCTCAAGCGCTGCAAGCCGGTGGAAGGTCTGGAGGCCGGTGATTTCGTGCTGTTCCACGCCGCGGCCGGTGGTGTGGGCCTGATCGCCTGCCAGTGGGCCAGGGCGCTGGGCCTGCAGCTGATCGGCACGGCGGGCTCGGACGACAAATGCAAGCTGGCGCTGGAGCACGGCGCCAGCCACGCCATCAACTACCGCACCGAAGACTTTGCCGCGCGTGTGAAGGAGATCACCAACGGCCAGGGCGTGAAGGTGGTCTACGACTCGGTGGGCAAGGACACGTTCGAAAAGTCACTCGACTGCCTGCGCCCCTTTGGCCTCATGGCCAGCTTCGGCAATGCGTCCGGTCCGGTGGCGCCGTTCGCACCCGGCATCCTGGGCCCCAAGGGTTCGCTCTACATGACGCGCCAGACCCTGTTCTCGCACATCACCAGCCGCGAGCGCACCCAGGCGATGGCCGACGATCTGTTTGCGGTGGTCGAAGCCGGTCAGGTGAAGATCCGCATCGACCAGCGTTTTGCGCTGACCGATGTGCGCAAGGCGCATGAGAGTCTGGAGGCTCGTTCGACCACGGGTTGCACGGTTTTGCTGCCCTGA
- a CDS encoding aminotransferase class V-fold PLP-dependent enzyme, which translates to MPGLLPHIDPDGLLEFSVVYTDRALNHMSKRFQGVMTDISAMLKRVYGAHSAVLVPGSGTFGMESVARQFAHGKHVLVIRNGWFSYRWTQIFDMGSIPASHTVMKARRTGAGAQAAWAPAPIEEVVATIAREKPALVFAPHVETAAGMILPDGYLKAVSDAVHAVGGLFVLDCIASGAMWVNMKTTGVDILISAPQKGWSSSPCCAMVMLSERARAAIDATQSTTFAMDLKKWLQIMETYEGGGHAYHTTLPTDALTRLRETMVETEAYGVERVRQEQIALGSQVRELLERHGFPSVAAPGFQAPGVVVSYTTDPEIQSSKKFLAVGLQTAAGVPLQCDEGPEFKTFRIGLFGLDKWHDLPSTLQHLEQALAEVAPRQAQPA; encoded by the coding sequence ATGCCCGGACTGCTGCCCCACATCGACCCCGACGGCCTGCTCGAGTTTTCGGTGGTCTACACCGACCGCGCGCTCAACCACATGTCCAAACGCTTCCAGGGTGTGATGACCGATATCTCGGCCATGCTCAAGCGCGTGTACGGTGCCCACTCGGCGGTGCTGGTGCCCGGCAGCGGCACCTTCGGCATGGAGTCGGTGGCGCGGCAGTTTGCCCACGGCAAGCACGTGCTCGTGATCCGCAATGGCTGGTTCAGCTACCGATGGACCCAGATCTTCGACATGGGAAGCATCCCCGCCAGCCACACGGTGATGAAGGCCCGGCGCACCGGCGCCGGCGCGCAGGCTGCCTGGGCGCCCGCACCCATTGAAGAGGTGGTGGCCACGATCGCGCGCGAGAAGCCCGCGCTGGTGTTCGCACCCCACGTGGAAACCGCTGCCGGCATGATCCTGCCCGACGGCTATTTGAAGGCCGTGAGCGACGCCGTGCACGCGGTGGGTGGCTTGTTCGTGCTGGACTGCATTGCCTCGGGCGCGATGTGGGTGAACATGAAAACCACCGGGGTCGACATCCTGATCTCTGCCCCGCAAAAAGGCTGGAGCAGCTCACCCTGCTGCGCCATGGTGATGCTGAGCGAACGCGCCCGCGCCGCCATCGACGCCACGCAGAGCACCACCTTCGCGATGGACCTGAAGAAGTGGCTGCAGATCATGGAGACCTACGAAGGCGGCGGTCACGCGTACCACACCACCCTGCCCACCGACGCGCTCACGCGCTTGCGCGAGACGATGGTGGAGACCGAGGCTTACGGAGTTGAGCGGGTGCGGCAGGAACAGATCGCTTTGGGCTCACAGGTGCGCGAGCTGCTGGAGCGCCATGGTTTCCCCAGCGTGGCAGCCCCGGGTTTCCAGGCGCCGGGTGTGGTGGTGAGCTACACCACCGACCCGGAGATCCAGTCGAGCAAGAAGTTTCTGGCGGTGGGTTTGCAAACCGCTGCGGGTGTGCCGCTGCAGTGCGACGAAGGTCCCGAGTTCAAGACCTTCCGCATCGGCCTCTTCGGACTGGACAAGTGGCACGACCTGCCTTCAACACTGCAGCATCTGGAGCAGGCTTTGGCTGAGGTGGCGCCTCGGCAGGCTCAGCCTGCCTGA